From one Marinobacter sp. LV10MA510-1 genomic stretch:
- a CDS encoding YSC84-related protein produces the protein MVMTVANPALAASAEDLDRNAMQSLDTLYKVHPVAETLSKSAKGILVFPNIVKAGLVFGGSYGEGVLLKGSAVTDYYNSITGSWGLQAGAQSYAYAVFLMTDSAVAYLEKTNGWEIGVGPTVVLVDEGVARNLSTSSLKDDAYAFIYSQQGLMAGLSIEGTKISRIDR, from the coding sequence ATGGTAATGACCGTTGCGAATCCGGCGCTGGCGGCAAGCGCTGAAGATCTTGACCGCAATGCAATGCAGTCGTTGGATACGCTATATAAAGTTCATCCGGTGGCTGAAACTTTATCGAAAAGTGCCAAAGGTATTTTGGTGTTCCCCAATATCGTAAAAGCCGGCCTGGTCTTTGGCGGCAGCTATGGCGAAGGCGTGTTATTGAAAGGCTCGGCCGTGACTGATTACTACAATTCCATCACCGGTTCCTGGGGTTTGCAGGCCGGAGCACAGTCGTACGCTTACGCCGTGTTTCTGATGACAGATTCCGCCGTGGCCTACCTTGAGAAAACCAACGGCTGGGAAATTGGTGTTGGTCCGACTGTCGTTCTGGTTGACGAAGGCGTGGCTAGAAACCTGTCGACCTCGTCCCTGAAAGACGATGCTTATGCGTTTATTTACAGCCAGCAGGGCCTGATGGCGGGGCTGAGTATTGAAGGTACTAAAATATCCCGCATTGACCGTTAA
- a CDS encoding DNA-3-methyladenine glycosylase I, with the protein MRFSEIHERAIARKGGVEELNAWLPTPPPASALEQRSDDRYLAEITCCVFKAGFVWRVIDKKWPDFEAAFHGFVPAYWQQVPPDVLEALAMDERIVRNLQKIRTVPENARMIMDTVHEHGSFGAFLRQWPSSDQAGLLLWLKRHGSRLGGNSAQYFLRRVGWDGFIMSNDVIQVLRQAKLLDASTSSKKGLCQVQAAFNAWHDETGLPYSQLSRIASYSIDS; encoded by the coding sequence ATGCGCTTTTCAGAAATTCATGAGCGCGCGATTGCGCGCAAAGGCGGCGTTGAAGAGTTAAACGCCTGGTTACCCACGCCGCCGCCGGCCAGCGCGCTGGAACAGCGCAGTGACGACCGTTATTTGGCAGAAATCACCTGTTGTGTGTTCAAGGCGGGTTTTGTATGGCGGGTGATCGACAAAAAATGGCCGGATTTTGAAGCCGCCTTTCACGGCTTCGTACCAGCCTACTGGCAGCAGGTGCCGCCGGACGTTCTAGAGGCACTGGCCATGGACGAACGCATCGTGCGCAACCTGCAAAAAATCCGCACGGTGCCGGAAAACGCCCGCATGATTATGGACACAGTCCACGAGCACGGCAGTTTTGGTGCGTTTCTGCGCCAGTGGCCGTCGTCTGACCAGGCCGGATTGCTGCTGTGGTTAAAGCGCCACGGTTCACGCCTGGGTGGTAACAGCGCCCAGTATTTTCTGCGCCGGGTGGGCTGGGACGGTTTTATTATGTCCAACGATGTTATTCAGGTGCTGCGCCAGGCCAAGCTTCTGGATGCATCAACGAGCAGTAAGAAAGGCCTGTGCCAGGTGCAGGCGGCATTCAATGCCTGGCACGACGAAACCGGCCTGCCTTACAGCCAACTGTCGCGAATAGCCTCTTATTCAATCGATAGTTAA